Proteins found in one Amycolatopsis camponoti genomic segment:
- a CDS encoding discoidin domain-containing protein: MRSPTFSPAHRLLVLATTLVTAVTTAVVVGSAPAQAAACGTTNLAQGHTATASSTENGGTPASAAVDGNAGTRWSSAFSDPQWLQVDLGSAQQLCDVVLSWEAAYAKAYSVQLSSDANTWTTAYTTTTGAGGTQTVSVTGTARYLRVYGTQRATGYGYSLWEVAVHGTGGGTTIPPTDPRNPDLGPNVSVFDPSTPAATIQNRLTQLADQQHTNQFGNERYAVLFKPGNYTADVNLGFYEQVAGLGLSPDDVNLNGHVRVEADWLQQGDNPANKGNATQNFWRSAENLSVTLPAGQVERWAVAQAAPYRRMHLKGSQIQLWNGGDGWASGGLIADSKIDGVAVSGSQQQFLTRNSELGGWQGGVWNMVFVGSTGTPPASFPNPPETVVGQTPVIREKPFLYVDGSGSYNVFVPALRQNSSGTSWGHGAPAGQSISLSEFYVAHPSDSAATINAALAAGKNLLVTPGVYHLDQALNVTRPDTVVLGLGLATLMPTTGTAAITTSDVDGVKIAGLLIDAGAVNSPVLVQVGQPGSNANHAADPTSLHDVFFRIGGAAVGKATQTLVVNSNNVIGDHMWLWRGDHSNGVGWNVNTAANGLVVNGANVTMYGLFVEHYQQYEVLWNGNGGRTYFFQNEMPYDPPDQASWSSGGGRQGWAAYKVADSVTSHEGWGLGSYCFFNTNPSIVASHSFEVPNNGGVRFHNLVSVSLGGVGTIAHVINDSGDAANTGHQVSPLVSYP, translated from the coding sequence ATGAGATCACCGACGTTCTCCCCCGCACACCGCCTCCTCGTTCTCGCGACCACCCTCGTCACCGCGGTCACCACCGCGGTGGTGGTCGGGTCCGCTCCGGCGCAGGCCGCCGCGTGCGGGACCACGAACCTCGCGCAGGGCCACACGGCGACCGCGTCCTCGACCGAAAACGGCGGGACGCCCGCGTCCGCCGCGGTCGACGGCAACGCCGGCACGCGCTGGTCCAGCGCGTTCAGCGACCCGCAGTGGCTGCAGGTCGACCTGGGCTCCGCGCAGCAGCTCTGCGACGTGGTCCTCAGCTGGGAAGCCGCGTACGCGAAGGCGTACAGCGTGCAGCTCTCTTCGGACGCGAACACCTGGACTACGGCGTACACGACCACCACCGGCGCCGGCGGCACGCAGACCGTGTCCGTCACCGGCACCGCCCGCTACCTGCGGGTCTACGGCACCCAGCGGGCGACCGGCTACGGCTATTCGCTCTGGGAAGTCGCGGTGCACGGCACCGGCGGCGGGACGACCATCCCGCCGACCGACCCGCGCAACCCGGACCTCGGGCCGAACGTGTCGGTGTTCGACCCGTCGACCCCGGCCGCGACCATCCAGAACCGGCTGACGCAGCTGGCGGACCAGCAGCACACCAACCAGTTCGGCAACGAGCGTTACGCCGTGCTGTTCAAGCCCGGGAACTACACCGCCGACGTCAACCTGGGCTTCTACGAGCAGGTCGCGGGCCTGGGCCTCTCCCCCGACGACGTCAACCTCAACGGCCACGTCCGCGTCGAAGCGGACTGGCTGCAGCAGGGCGACAACCCGGCCAACAAGGGCAACGCGACGCAGAACTTCTGGCGCTCCGCCGAGAACCTCTCGGTGACGCTGCCCGCCGGGCAGGTCGAACGCTGGGCCGTCGCGCAGGCCGCGCCGTACCGCCGGATGCACCTCAAGGGCAGCCAGATCCAGCTGTGGAACGGCGGCGACGGCTGGGCCAGCGGTGGCCTGATCGCCGACAGCAAGATCGACGGCGTGGCCGTTTCCGGCTCGCAGCAGCAGTTCCTCACCCGCAACAGCGAGCTGGGCGGCTGGCAGGGCGGCGTCTGGAACATGGTGTTCGTCGGCTCGACCGGCACCCCGCCGGCGTCGTTCCCGAACCCGCCCGAAACGGTCGTCGGCCAGACGCCGGTGATCCGCGAGAAGCCGTTCCTCTACGTCGACGGCTCGGGCAGCTACAACGTGTTCGTCCCGGCGCTGCGGCAGAACTCCTCGGGCACGAGCTGGGGCCACGGCGCGCCGGCCGGGCAGTCGATCTCGCTCAGCGAGTTCTACGTCGCGCACCCGTCCGACTCGGCCGCGACCATCAACGCGGCTCTGGCCGCGGGCAAAAACCTGCTGGTGACGCCGGGCGTCTATCACCTGGACCAGGCGCTGAACGTCACGCGCCCGGACACCGTGGTGCTCGGCCTCGGCCTGGCGACGCTGATGCCCACCACCGGGACGGCGGCGATCACGACGTCCGATGTGGACGGCGTCAAGATCGCCGGGCTGCTGATCGACGCGGGCGCGGTCAACTCGCCGGTGCTCGTGCAGGTCGGCCAGCCGGGTTCGAACGCCAACCACGCGGCCGACCCGACGTCGCTGCACGACGTGTTCTTCCGGATCGGCGGCGCGGCCGTCGGGAAGGCCACGCAGACGCTGGTGGTCAACTCGAACAACGTCATCGGCGACCACATGTGGCTGTGGCGGGGCGACCACTCGAACGGCGTCGGCTGGAACGTCAACACCGCGGCGAACGGCCTGGTCGTCAACGGCGCCAACGTGACCATGTACGGCCTGTTCGTCGAGCACTACCAGCAGTACGAGGTGCTGTGGAACGGCAACGGCGGGCGGACGTACTTCTTCCAGAACGAGATGCCGTACGACCCGCCGGACCAGGCGTCCTGGTCCAGCGGAGGCGGCCGGCAGGGCTGGGCGGCGTACAAGGTGGCCGACTCGGTGACCAGCCACGAAGGCTGGGGCCTGGGCAGCTACTGCTTCTTCAACACGAATCCGTCCATTGTGGCCAGTCACTCCTTCGAGGTGCCGAACAACGGC
- a CDS encoding discoidin domain-containing protein → MPRTRVLAVLALTLAALLTAPVAQAAPVLLSQGRPVTASSTESAAFPAAAAVDGDPGTRWSSAFGDPQTLQVDLGSTQQLSQVVLSWEAAYAKAFTIQASTDGATWTSLYSTTTATGGTQTLNVTGSGRYVRLTGTQRATQYGYSLWEFQVYGGGGTTQPGDALLSYGKSGTASSYQDDGACPGCLPAKAFDHDPATRWATSATTGWVDPGWITVDLGATAAVHQVVLQWDPAYAVAYQLQISNDNANWTTLYSTTTGKGFKETLTVNGSGRYVRMYGTARSNGYGYSLWGFDVYGTGGNPTTPPPAPPAPHFPGTLVWSDEFNGAAGAGPDASKWTAETGPGVNNELEYYTNNNNAKQDGRGNLVIQVRREATPGSACPVDPISGSGTCQYTSGRINTAGKFSFTYGHVEANIKVSGSQGLWPAFWLLGANFFSGTPWPNCGEIDIMEHVGKSPNLAYSTIHAPAYNGAGGIGAPLDLGQDVSAGFHKFGLDWDASHMTFYVDGNAFETINRDTVESTRGPWVYDHPFFLILNNAIGGDFPGPPGAGTVLPQDMVIDYVRVYQ, encoded by the coding sequence ATGCCGAGAACCCGGGTTCTCGCCGTCCTCGCCCTGACCCTCGCCGCCCTGCTCACCGCGCCGGTGGCCCAGGCCGCGCCCGTCCTGCTCTCCCAAGGCCGTCCGGTGACGGCGTCCTCGACCGAGTCCGCCGCCTTCCCGGCCGCCGCCGCGGTCGACGGTGACCCCGGCACCCGCTGGTCCAGCGCGTTCGGCGACCCGCAGACGCTGCAGGTCGACCTCGGCTCCACCCAGCAGCTGTCCCAGGTCGTGTTGAGCTGGGAAGCCGCCTACGCCAAGGCCTTCACGATCCAGGCGTCCACCGACGGCGCCACCTGGACGTCGCTCTACTCGACCACCACCGCGACCGGCGGCACCCAGACGCTGAACGTCACCGGCAGCGGCCGGTACGTCCGGCTGACCGGCACCCAGCGCGCCACGCAGTACGGCTACTCGCTCTGGGAGTTCCAGGTCTACGGCGGGGGCGGGACGACCCAGCCCGGCGACGCCCTGCTGTCCTACGGCAAGTCCGGCACGGCCTCCTCGTACCAGGACGACGGCGCGTGCCCCGGCTGCCTCCCGGCGAAGGCGTTCGACCACGACCCGGCCACGCGCTGGGCGACGAGCGCGACCACCGGCTGGGTCGACCCGGGCTGGATCACCGTCGACCTCGGCGCCACCGCGGCCGTGCACCAGGTCGTCCTGCAGTGGGACCCGGCCTACGCCGTCGCCTACCAGCTCCAGATCTCGAACGACAACGCGAACTGGACGACGCTCTACTCGACCACGACCGGCAAGGGCTTCAAGGAGACGCTGACCGTCAACGGCAGCGGCCGGTACGTCCGGATGTACGGCACCGCCCGGTCGAACGGCTACGGCTACTCGCTGTGGGGCTTCGACGTCTACGGCACCGGCGGCAACCCGACCACCCCGCCGCCCGCGCCGCCGGCCCCGCACTTCCCGGGCACGCTGGTCTGGAGCGACGAGTTCAACGGCGCCGCGGGCGCGGGCCCGGACGCGAGCAAGTGGACCGCCGAGACCGGCCCCGGCGTCAACAACGAACTCGAGTACTACACGAACAACAACAACGCCAAGCAGGACGGCCGGGGCAACCTCGTCATCCAGGTCCGCCGCGAAGCCACCCCGGGCAGCGCCTGCCCGGTCGACCCGATCAGCGGCAGCGGCACCTGCCAGTACACGTCCGGCCGGATCAACACCGCGGGCAAGTTCAGCTTCACCTACGGGCACGTCGAGGCGAACATCAAGGTGTCCGGTTCGCAGGGGCTCTGGCCCGCGTTCTGGCTGCTGGGCGCGAACTTCTTCAGCGGCACGCCGTGGCCCAACTGCGGCGAGATCGACATCATGGAGCACGTCGGGAAGTCGCCGAACCTGGCCTACTCGACCATCCACGCGCCCGCGTACAACGGCGCCGGCGGCATCGGCGCGCCGCTCGACCTCGGCCAGGACGTCTCCGCCGGGTTCCACAAGTTCGGCCTCGACTGGGACGCGTCGCACATGACGTTTTACGTCGACGGGAACGCGTTCGAGACGATCAACCGCGACACCGTCGAGAGCACGCGCGGGCCGTGGGTCTACGACCACCCGTTCTTCCTGATCCTCAACAACGCGATCGGCGGCGACTTCCCCGGTCCGCCGGGAGCCGGGACCGTCCTGCCGCAGGACATGGTGATCGACTACGTGCGGGTGTACCAGTGA
- a CDS encoding glycoside hydrolase family 3 C-terminal domain-containing protein: protein MGLLAVPPLTAQAAPALLSQGHAVIASSTENAAFPASAAVDGDPGTRWSSLAADPQTLQVDLGSSHSLSQVVLQWEAAYATAFTIQASADGGQWSTVYSTTTGTGGTQTLPVSGSGRYVRLTTTHRATQWGVSLWEFQVFGDGSSQACGSADAALRQPATASSVQSDAFPASAAVDGDGGTRWSSLAADPQWIQVDLGSSRPVCGVDLTWEAAYASAYTIQLSTDGTSWTTAATVAGTGGTEHPAVSGTARYVRMTATARATQWGVSLWEFAVHTTDGTTPPPTGCPWVGSTAPVADRVTQLMAAMTAQQKIKVLHGNGATGPYIGNTDAVPELCIPALGLQDGPAGVGDGLDGVTQFPAPVSAAATWDTGLMNRYGSAMGAEFAGKGVDIALGPTINLVRDPRWGRNFETYAEDPYLAGAAGTATIQGIQSQGVMAQAKHAAAYNVEAGASRGTPSDNVIIDDRTLHELYLPAFQQVASQGQVASMMCAYNQINGVPACQNSGVLATAIKQDAGWGGFVGSDWGSATGGPRQLANGGLDMEMPGGAFFGQGLLDAVSRGEVTQARVDDMVRRVLTQMFRFGVFDRARRGTPQSVVTNAANVTTARDVAAAGSVLLKNTGVLPLTASTKSIALSGGDGIDPQNIGGGSAKVNPSPASVNPINGIRARAGSGVTVSYVDGAGEHVQTPNIPGAVTAAKAADVAIVFASYGESETQDLDTIDLQNQQNDLIDAVASANPRTIVVLNTGSAVTMPWLSKAAAVIEGWYPGQENGNAIASLLYGDVNPSGKLPVSFPKQLADLPTANVQQFPGANDRIEYSEGLNVGYRWYDSRNIEPLFPFGFGLSYTTFGFSNLVVSPQGTNGTATVTATVTNTGPRAGADVVQLYVGQPAGNGEPPKQLKGFKKVQLNPGQSQQVSFPLTPRDLAHWTGSWTTNAGQYRVYLGDSSRNVPLSAALTVS from the coding sequence ATGGGACTGCTCGCGGTCCCGCCGCTCACCGCCCAGGCGGCCCCGGCCCTGCTCTCCCAAGGGCACGCCGTGATCGCCTCCTCCACCGAAAACGCCGCTTTCCCCGCGAGCGCGGCCGTCGACGGCGACCCGGGCACGCGCTGGTCCAGCCTGGCCGCCGACCCGCAGACGCTGCAGGTCGACCTCGGTTCGTCGCACAGCCTCAGCCAGGTCGTCCTCCAGTGGGAGGCGGCGTACGCCACGGCGTTCACGATCCAGGCCTCGGCCGATGGCGGCCAGTGGTCCACTGTGTACTCGACCACGACCGGCACCGGCGGTACCCAGACGCTGCCGGTGTCCGGCAGCGGCCGCTACGTCCGGCTGACCACCACCCACCGCGCCACCCAGTGGGGCGTCTCGCTCTGGGAGTTCCAGGTCTTCGGCGACGGTTCGTCGCAGGCGTGCGGCAGCGCCGACGCGGCACTGCGGCAACCGGCGACGGCGTCGAGCGTGCAGTCGGACGCCTTCCCGGCGTCAGCGGCCGTCGACGGGGACGGTGGCACCCGGTGGTCGAGCCTGGCCGCGGACCCGCAGTGGATCCAGGTCGACCTCGGCAGCTCGCGGCCGGTCTGCGGCGTCGACCTGACCTGGGAGGCGGCCTACGCGAGCGCGTACACGATCCAGCTGTCCACCGACGGGACTTCGTGGACCACGGCGGCGACCGTGGCCGGTACCGGCGGCACCGAACACCCCGCGGTGTCCGGCACGGCTCGCTACGTGCGGATGACCGCGACCGCGCGGGCCACGCAATGGGGTGTCTCGCTGTGGGAGTTCGCGGTGCACACGACCGACGGCACAACGCCACCACCGACGGGCTGTCCGTGGGTCGGCTCGACGGCCCCGGTCGCCGACCGCGTCACCCAGCTGATGGCGGCCATGACGGCGCAGCAGAAGATCAAGGTGCTGCACGGCAACGGCGCGACCGGGCCGTACATCGGCAACACCGACGCCGTGCCCGAGCTGTGCATCCCGGCCCTCGGCCTGCAGGACGGCCCGGCCGGGGTCGGCGACGGCCTCGACGGCGTCACCCAGTTCCCGGCGCCGGTGTCGGCCGCGGCGACCTGGGACACCGGCCTGATGAACCGGTACGGCTCCGCGATGGGTGCCGAGTTCGCGGGCAAGGGCGTCGACATCGCCCTCGGCCCGACGATCAACCTGGTCCGCGACCCCCGGTGGGGCCGCAACTTCGAGACCTACGCCGAGGACCCGTACCTCGCCGGGGCGGCCGGGACGGCGACGATCCAGGGCATCCAGAGCCAGGGCGTCATGGCGCAGGCCAAGCACGCGGCGGCGTACAACGTCGAGGCCGGGGCGTCGCGCGGGACGCCGTCGGACAACGTGATCATCGACGACCGCACCCTGCACGAGCTGTACCTGCCGGCGTTCCAGCAGGTGGCGAGCCAGGGGCAGGTGGCGTCGATGATGTGCGCCTACAACCAGATCAACGGCGTCCCGGCGTGCCAGAACAGCGGGGTGCTCGCCACGGCGATCAAGCAGGACGCCGGCTGGGGCGGCTTCGTCGGCTCCGACTGGGGCTCGGCGACCGGCGGCCCGCGGCAGCTGGCCAACGGCGGGCTCGACATGGAGATGCCCGGCGGCGCGTTCTTCGGCCAGGGCCTGCTCGACGCCGTCTCGCGCGGTGAGGTCACGCAGGCGCGGGTCGACGACATGGTCCGGCGGGTGCTGACGCAGATGTTCAGGTTCGGCGTGTTCGATCGGGCCCGGCGCGGCACGCCGCAGTCGGTCGTGACGAACGCGGCGAACGTGACGACCGCCCGGGACGTCGCGGCGGCCGGGTCGGTGCTGCTGAAGAACACCGGCGTCCTGCCTTTGACCGCGTCGACGAAGTCGATCGCGCTGTCCGGCGGCGACGGGATCGACCCGCAGAACATCGGTGGCGGCAGCGCCAAGGTCAACCCGTCCCCGGCGTCGGTGAACCCGATCAACGGCATCAGGGCACGGGCCGGGTCCGGCGTCACGGTGTCCTATGTGGACGGCGCCGGTGAGCACGTGCAGACGCCGAACATCCCGGGCGCGGTCACCGCCGCGAAGGCCGCGGACGTCGCGATCGTGTTCGCCAGCTACGGCGAGTCGGAGACGCAGGACCTCGACACGATCGACCTGCAGAACCAGCAGAACGACCTGATCGACGCGGTCGCCTCCGCCAACCCGCGCACGATCGTCGTCCTCAACACCGGCTCGGCGGTGACGATGCCGTGGCTGTCGAAGGCCGCGGCGGTCATCGAGGGCTGGTACCCGGGGCAGGAGAACGGCAACGCGATCGCGTCGCTGCTCTACGGCGACGTCAACCCGTCGGGCAAGCTGCCGGTCAGCTTCCCGAAGCAGCTCGCCGACCTGCCGACGGCGAACGTCCAGCAGTTCCCGGGCGCCAACGACCGGATCGAGTACTCGGAAGGCCTCAACGTCGGGTACCGGTGGTACGACAGCCGGAACATCGAGCCGCTGTTCCCGTTCGGCTTCGGCCTGTCGTACACGACGTTCGGGTTCTCGAACCTGGTCGTGTCGCCGCAGGGGACGAACGGCACGGCGACCGTGACGGCGACGGTGACCAACACCGGCCCCCGCGCGGGCGCCGACGTCGTCCAGCTCTACGTCGGCCAGCCCGCCGGGAACGGCGAGCCACCGAAACAACTGAAGGGATTCAAGAAGGTGCAGCTCAACCCGGGACAGAGCCAGCAGGTGTCGTTCCCGCTCACCCCGCGGGACCTCGCGCACTGGACCGGGTCGTGGACGACCAACGCGGGCCAGTACCGGGTCTACCTCGGTGACTCCTCGCGCAACGTCCCGCTCTCGGCGGCGCTGACCGTCTCCTGA
- a CDS encoding LacI family DNA-binding transcriptional regulator, which yields MRVTIAEVARRARVSKTTVSRVLNNKADVDAATAIRVREVIAATGYIPSAGAVGLARGVTRTVGMLVPGLTWPWMGEVLQGVADVVEAKGYGLLLSTANRGADSLGEFSRQVSAKAFDGLLLVEPPDAVRHLRVLHDSGLPVVVIDDRGRRPAFPSVGTDNRQGGASAARHLLATGRTRLATVTGPRDFGCTSDRLNGFRDVIREAGLALDPNLIIEGDFTSESGEAAILQLLATGPEFDAVFAHNDLTAAGVLAGLRKAGRAVPADVAVVGFDDIPLAAHTQPPLTTVRQPLRQMGETAARQLLAQLGGAPQPDEPLIVPTSLVIRESTREAQETVSAAESGTLREESPR from the coding sequence ATGCGCGTCACGATCGCCGAGGTCGCCCGCCGCGCGCGGGTGAGCAAGACGACCGTGTCGAGGGTGCTCAACAACAAAGCCGATGTGGACGCGGCGACCGCGATCCGCGTGCGCGAGGTGATCGCGGCGACCGGGTACATCCCGAGCGCCGGCGCGGTCGGGCTCGCCCGCGGCGTGACCCGCACGGTCGGGATGCTGGTGCCGGGCCTGACCTGGCCGTGGATGGGCGAGGTGCTGCAGGGCGTCGCCGACGTCGTGGAGGCCAAGGGCTACGGCCTGCTGCTGTCCACGGCCAACCGCGGCGCGGACTCCCTCGGCGAGTTCTCCCGGCAGGTGTCCGCGAAGGCGTTCGACGGGCTGCTGCTCGTCGAACCGCCGGACGCCGTGCGGCACCTGCGCGTGCTGCACGACTCCGGGCTGCCGGTCGTGGTGATCGACGACCGCGGCCGCCGTCCCGCGTTCCCGTCGGTGGGCACGGACAACCGGCAGGGCGGCGCGTCCGCGGCCCGGCACCTGCTCGCCACCGGGCGCACGCGGCTCGCGACCGTCACCGGCCCGCGCGACTTCGGCTGCACCAGCGACCGGCTCAACGGCTTCCGCGACGTCATCCGCGAAGCCGGCCTGGCGCTGGACCCGAACCTGATCATCGAAGGCGACTTCACCAGCGAAAGCGGCGAGGCGGCCATCCTCCAGCTCCTGGCCACCGGCCCGGAGTTCGACGCCGTCTTCGCGCACAACGACCTCACCGCGGCCGGTGTGCTGGCCGGGCTGCGGAAGGCCGGGCGTGCGGTGCCGGCGGACGTCGCCGTGGTCGGGTTCGACGACATCCCCCTGGCCGCGCACACCCAGCCCCCGCTGACCACCGTCCGCCAGCCGCTGCGGCAGATGGGCGAGACGGCGGCCCGGCAGCTGCTCGCCCAGCTGGGTGGGGCACCCCAGCCGGACGAGCCGCTGATCGTCCCGACCTCCCTGGTGATCCGGGAGTCGACCCGGGAGGCTCAGGAGACGGTCAGCGCCGCCGAGAGCGGGACGTTGCGCGAGGAGTCACCGAGGTAG
- a CDS encoding discoidin domain-containing protein — MGELNRRKALVGAGGVAALLASGLLPGVAAATGAASGQAPGGPPDPVAATYLRVLLRHTRWAEQQFDATAGIYPAKDFTFAVVLGNALLLTRPGYDETTAGVSQATLKAHTLATIEHFAASNLLTGGTEWGRKLFFDTTFQSYFLLAARLLWTDLDDATKRNVERITTEQAAYTTALGTADDPTSGSWTPNGLKGGFVGDTKLEEMGVYAQSLAPALAWAPGDPRAKDWREAFGAWSRNETGLPAADLANPRLVDGHPISANTATNLYDTFLVENHGSFGPHYQEELWRTSGRNAMHFLAAGAPLPEVLTAQPNGELLWRTMLLMTSDAGEPLMPMVADREHLYGRDVIPLAFRAQVLGDRHAARAEADLAARLEPYQAYAPADRITKFSGEPKYEPEARAELAISYLLHEWRARQGPIEPVSTSEFDAHAAGVADFGAAPGLLAHRSPAAWAATVTKTGFVKFAWQPHHDDWLFVLGGANPMLLPATNIAVKERHATTYEKVRDGFDGTVGVLRFDAGYAALATLPTGAAVYASTGVAESEGVLNVYNLAMPGVPGLDGDRTYTAAEGKVTLKATAAPTGARTDDLTFTPVTARHVRMLGVQPDPTYGYSLWAFEVRDGDGPDLARAGTASASSASSGKEAKYATDGDAATRWAVSTSDRPRADSWLAVDLGTPQTLDRVRLSWEAAAGRKYRIETSPDGATWTTVATYPVPALRSTKGRLDIDGRAGVLVESANPLTVTADRVTLSDGPAAPLLAELYPHTEDLAKLAARPKATTTASAVRASVTDGFLVLVNLSGTAATGTATLPQDGGTYRLYRGEQTVTRTGTEVSYALAAAEGRIEPPRFTVRGPAGLKAVVRDASRVDLTAPPGFLPVVVTVTPDGGRPRPVLLPPRRTVPVVFGDVRPYPLADLALGRTTFPAEPLPPGMSSPGAAVDDDPATAWRPGPDGRLVVDLGAVTAVSAVELAWTPGRRPKASVETSVDGVTYRTASSGPARYVAVRTGWRSGDASLTRLSVRT, encoded by the coding sequence ATGGGCGAGTTGAACCGGCGGAAGGCCCTCGTGGGCGCGGGCGGCGTCGCGGCCCTCCTGGCCTCGGGACTGCTGCCGGGGGTCGCGGCGGCCACGGGCGCGGCGAGCGGGCAGGCACCCGGCGGACCGCCCGATCCCGTCGCCGCCACCTACCTGCGCGTGCTGCTCCGGCACACCCGCTGGGCCGAGCAGCAGTTCGACGCCACGGCCGGGATCTACCCCGCGAAGGACTTCACCTTCGCCGTCGTGCTCGGCAACGCCCTCCTGCTCACCCGCCCCGGCTACGACGAGACCACCGCCGGCGTCAGCCAGGCGACCCTCAAGGCCCACACCCTCGCCACCATCGAGCACTTCGCCGCGTCGAACCTGCTCACCGGCGGCACCGAGTGGGGCCGGAAGCTGTTCTTCGACACCACCTTCCAGTCGTACTTCCTGCTCGCCGCCCGTCTCCTGTGGACGGACCTCGACGACGCCACGAAACGGAACGTCGAGCGCATCACCACCGAACAGGCCGCCTACACGACCGCCCTCGGCACCGCGGACGACCCCACCTCCGGCAGCTGGACGCCGAACGGCCTGAAGGGTGGCTTCGTCGGCGACACCAAGCTCGAAGAGATGGGGGTCTACGCCCAGTCGCTCGCCCCCGCGCTCGCGTGGGCGCCGGGCGACCCGCGTGCGAAGGACTGGCGCGAAGCCTTCGGTGCGTGGAGCCGCAACGAGACCGGGCTGCCGGCCGCCGACCTCGCCAACCCGCGGCTCGTCGACGGCCACCCGATCAGCGCGAACACCGCCACCAACCTCTACGACACCTTCCTCGTCGAGAACCACGGCTCGTTCGGCCCGCACTACCAGGAAGAGCTGTGGCGCACCTCCGGCCGGAACGCGATGCACTTCCTCGCGGCCGGTGCCCCGCTGCCCGAAGTCCTCACCGCCCAGCCGAACGGCGAGCTCCTCTGGCGCACCATGCTGCTGATGACCAGCGACGCCGGCGAGCCGTTGATGCCCATGGTCGCCGACCGCGAGCACCTCTACGGCCGCGACGTCATCCCGCTGGCCTTCCGCGCCCAGGTGCTCGGCGACCGCCATGCCGCCCGCGCCGAGGCCGACCTCGCCGCGCGGCTCGAGCCCTACCAGGCCTACGCGCCCGCCGACCGGATCACGAAGTTCTCCGGCGAACCGAAGTACGAGCCCGAGGCCCGCGCCGAACTGGCCATCAGCTACCTGTTGCACGAATGGCGCGCGCGGCAAGGCCCGATCGAGCCCGTGAGCACGAGCGAGTTCGACGCCCACGCCGCCGGGGTCGCCGACTTCGGCGCCGCGCCCGGCCTCCTCGCCCACCGCTCCCCCGCCGCCTGGGCCGCGACCGTGACCAAGACCGGGTTCGTGAAGTTCGCCTGGCAGCCGCACCACGACGACTGGCTGTTCGTGCTCGGCGGCGCCAACCCGATGCTGCTCCCGGCCACGAACATCGCGGTCAAAGAACGCCACGCCACCACCTACGAGAAGGTCCGTGACGGCTTCGACGGCACCGTAGGCGTCCTGCGCTTCGACGCCGGGTACGCCGCGCTCGCCACCCTTCCCACCGGTGCCGCGGTGTACGCCAGCACCGGCGTCGCCGAGAGCGAAGGCGTCCTGAACGTCTACAACCTCGCCATGCCGGGCGTCCCCGGTCTCGACGGCGACCGCACCTACACCGCCGCCGAAGGCAAGGTCACGCTCAAGGCCACGGCCGCGCCCACCGGCGCCCGGACCGACGACCTGACGTTCACCCCGGTCACGGCCCGGCACGTCCGGATGCTCGGCGTCCAGCCGGACCCGACGTACGGCTATTCGCTCTGGGCCTTCGAGGTCCGCGACGGCGACGGCCCGGACCTCGCGCGAGCCGGAACCGCGTCGGCGTCCTCGGCAAGCTCGGGCAAGGAAGCCAAGTACGCCACCGACGGCGACGCGGCCACCCGCTGGGCAGTGTCCACATCGGACCGTCCGCGCGCCGACAGCTGGCTCGCGGTCGACCTCGGCACCCCGCAGACCCTCGACCGTGTGCGGCTGAGCTGGGAAGCGGCCGCCGGGCGCAAGTACCGGATCGAGACGTCGCCGGACGGCGCGACCTGGACGACAGTCGCGACCTACCCGGTGCCCGCGTTGCGCAGCACGAAGGGCCGGCTGGACATCGACGGCCGGGCCGGGGTCCTCGTCGAGAGCGCGAACCCGCTCACCGTCACCGCCGACCGCGTCACGCTCTCCGACGGGCCGGCCGCGCCCCTGCTCGCCGAGCTGTACCCGCACACCGAGGACCTCGCGAAGCTCGCCGCCCGCCCCAAGGCCACCACCACGGCGAGCGCGGTCCGCGCGAGCGTCACCGACGGTTTCCTCGTGCTGGTCAACCTTTCCGGCACCGCGGCGACCGGCACGGCGACCCTCCCGCAGGACGGCGGCACCTACCGGCTCTACCGCGGCGAGCAGACCGTCACCCGGACCGGCACCGAAGTCTCCTACGCGCTGGCCGCGGCGGAAGGCCGCATCGAGCCCCCGCGGTTCACCGTGCGGGGACCGGCCGGGCTGAAGGCGGTCGTGCGCGACGCGAGCCGGGTCGACCTGACGGCGCCGCCGGGGTTCCTCCCGGTCGTCGTCACCGTGACGCCGGACGGCGGCCGCCCGCGGCCGGTGCTGCTGCCGCCCCGCCGGACGGTGCCCGTCGTGTTCGGCGACGTCCGGCCGTACCCCCTGGCCGACCTCGCGCTCGGGCGGACCACCTTCCCCGCCGAGCCCCTGCCGCCCGGGATGTCGAGCCCGGGGGCGGCCGTCGACGACGACCCGGCGACGGCGTGGCGGCCCGGCCCGGACGGTCGGCTGGTCGTAGATCTCGGGGCGGTGACGGCGGTTTCCGCCGTCGAACTGGCCTGGACACCCGGACGCCGGCCGAAGGCGAGCGTCGAAACCAGCGTCGACGGCGTCACCTACCGGACGGCGAGCTCCGGCCCGGCCCGGTACGTGGCGGTCCGGACGGGCTGGCGAAGCGGCGATGCGAGCCTCACGCGGCTTTCCGTCCGGACTTGA